The Christiangramia flava JLT2011 region AAGCTTTTCCTCAATGACAGCCACTTCTTCCTCTTCAACATCTTCCGGCATTTCGGCTTCCGCAACGTCTTCCGGATCTTCCATTGGCTCTTGCATGGTTTCAGCCACTTCTTCCAGCTCTTCTTTTTCAGAAACTTCTTCGGCTTTTTTAGCCATTACCGCATCAGATTCTTCAATTTTCTCCTTCGGAAATTGCCTTGTTCTTCGATCATTTTCTGCCACCTTGCCTTCAGCATACTCATAATTCAATTCTTTAACCGATTCGAAAGCGTCGCGAAGCGCTTCATGATAGGCCGCTTTGTAGTCTTTCTCGCGGCTTTTTCCTTCCGCACTGGTGAAAACCGTTTTTCCGTAGCAGTCTTCCAAACGAATGGTGAGTTTAGTCGAAAAAATACCGGAATTATTATCTACTGCCACATTGAGGCCTTTACAGGGATTATCTCTCAGGTCAGCTGGTTTTTGCCCTTTTCGCATGACTGTTTCGAAACCTTCCTGCTCCAGCAGGAATTTGGTTAGGGAATTCAACTGGTATTCATCTATTTCCCCGGTAAAATCATAAGTCTCAGGAACGACTACATATTTATATGCATTCACATTTTGCGCGTGAAGGGAGATCATTCCTCCAAAAAGCAGTACTAAAGCAACAAGTTTTTTCATAATTCAAAATTCTTAAAGACAAATTGCATCCCCAATTGCAGCGATGCCGAGTTCGCTTTGGCCAGGTTGGTATAACCCAAAATATCGTTTACCGCAAGGTACACATTAAAATTCTTAAATCGGTTGGTCACCATGAGACCTAATTTGGTCATCGTGAATTCATCAACACCATAGGCCGCCCGAAATCGTAGGTTGTCGTTCACTTTTCGATCCCAGTAGGCAGTGACGCCATACGTGGGGCCTTTAGGGCGCACCACACCGGAAGCCAGCAGGCCAAAGAGATTCATAAAACGCGGTTTTTTACTAATCAGGTAATCACAGGGCAAAATAGACTTTCCGGTTCCAAATTGAAAACCGGCATTGAATTTCATGGGTCTCCAGGTATTGTATTCGTTGTGCGTGGTTTCATCGATCAGGTTGGCATCGAGTTCCTCTTCAAAAATTTCCCAGTACGGGATCGTTCGCTGGTTATCGTTCAGCTCCGGAAACAGGGGTTCCAGGCCACTGGTTTGATACGAACCGTAATAAATCGAATTTTCAGTATCCTTCTGATGAAACATGAGTCCGAAATCCTGTACAGAACCGCTAATTGCCAGTTGTTCGGAAACCCGGTAACTGAAACCAAGGTCCACCCCCACTCCCACATTCTGCCCGAAAAATGAGCGGCTTAGTAATTCGCGAATGGCCTTATCCACCGTCATATTTTCCTCGTTCTTCAGAGAAGCATAACCCGAAGTGTTGACGGTCACATTCACGTTATCAATAGAATGCTGGTAGAAATTAGGACCGTTTTCAGTCACATCGGTGCGAAAGGTGCCGGTGTTATTGGTACTTTCCGCATTAAAAATTCCTGAATAAAGCTTCAGCCTTCCTCCCACGGTGAGTTTTCCGTCCACGTTATAATTCAGTCCGGCGTGGTACACTGTTAACACCTCCCCGGTAAAGCTTACATCTGAAAAATGGAAATTATCACCAATATAATCAGCGTTTCCTTCAAAAGCCAGCACTGCGGGGTCTTTCGGAAAATAGGCAAAAACATCAAATTCCTGGTAAATACCTCCGGAAACATAGGCTTTCTGACCCACTTTACCGCCAATGGAAAATATCTCGAGCTGCTCGTTGACCGAGAAGAAATCGTTCGAAGTAAGTTTCCGCATCGCTCGTTGCACTTTTTCGTTCACATTCGAATTGGAATCATCAAAAATATCGTGGAGGGTCACACCGCTACTGCCGGCAAAAAAATGAATTTGAGAAAAGAAAGGGATTCCAAGGTGTTTGGTAAAATCGATGCGCGCACCCGGATTTTGCAATAGAGACTGC contains the following coding sequences:
- a CDS encoding DUF5723 family protein codes for the protein MRKILLFMLWMAGLSSFGQNRPLLYNVDDLPQSLLQNPGARIDFTKHLGIPFFSQIHFFAGSSGVTLHDIFDDSNSNVNEKVQRAMRKLTSNDFFSVNEQLEIFSIGGKVGQKAYVSGGIYQEFDVFAYFPKDPAVLAFEGNADYIGDNFHFSDVSFTGEVLTVYHAGLNYNVDGKLTVGGRLKLYSGIFNAESTNNTGTFRTDVTENGPNFYQHSIDNVNVTVNTSGYASLKNEENMTVDKAIRELLSRSFFGQNVGVGVDLGFSYRVSEQLAISGSVQDFGLMFHQKDTENSIYYGSYQTSGLEPLFPELNDNQRTIPYWEIFEEELDANLIDETTHNEYNTWRPMKFNAGFQFGTGKSILPCDYLISKKPRFMNLFGLLASGVVRPKGPTYGVTAYWDRKVNDNLRFRAAYGVDEFTMTKLGLMVTNRFKNFNVYLAVNDILGYTNLAKANSASLQLGMQFVFKNFEL